One window of the Carnobacterium maltaromaticum DSM 20342 genome contains the following:
- a CDS encoding response regulator, with translation MFRVLIVEDDPMVLSINQRYLQKIPNFMVAGTADSYEHAIQLTSQYFYDLILVDIHLKSGNGLDLLKTWRKREYPAEIIMITAASQQEALRISKHYGVTDYILKPFQFKRFKQSIELFQQNQLLLSSNSVLTQKEIDSLHHSDPLSISEIEMENKLEKGLTQTTLDLIVSLIQQQKAGFTVSDITQATELSHVSVRKYLHYLESTQQIEMRLEYGTVGRPTSVYYLIENFDK, from the coding sequence ATGTTTCGTGTTTTAATTGTGGAGGATGATCCAATGGTGCTATCTATTAATCAACGCTACCTACAAAAAATACCGAATTTTATGGTCGCGGGTACGGCGGATAGTTACGAACACGCTATTCAGTTAACGAGTCAATATTTCTATGATCTAATTTTAGTTGATATTCATTTAAAAAGTGGAAATGGATTGGACTTATTAAAGACTTGGCGTAAGCGTGAGTATCCGGCTGAAATTATTATGATTACGGCTGCGAGTCAGCAAGAAGCGCTTCGTATTAGTAAGCATTATGGGGTAACGGATTATATCTTAAAACCGTTTCAATTTAAGCGCTTTAAGCAGAGTATCGAATTATTTCAGCAAAATCAGCTACTTCTGTCGTCAAATTCCGTGCTGACACAAAAAGAAATTGATTCTCTTCATCATTCTGACCCTTTAAGTATTTCTGAAATAGAGATGGAAAATAAATTAGAAAAAGGCTTAACTCAAACAACTTTAGACTTAATTGTCAGCTTGATTCAGCAACAAAAAGCTGGATTTACTGTTTCAGATATTACCCAAGCCACGGAACTTTCCCATGTTTCTGTTCGAAAATACTTACATTATTTGGAAAGTACGCAGCAAATAGAAATGCGTTTAGAATATGGAACTGTAGGGCGACCAACGAGTGTCTACTATTTAATAGAAAATTTTGATAAATAA
- a CDS encoding Spo0B domain-containing protein yields the protein MKTPRKGQRLWMKLTLMVLMTVIVTLITSYILLNQQITKSVKKNEEIHLLKVARTISEYPLVHQSLEQKKTSSELQEYANQMKTNYDLDFVVVMTMDHIRLTHPDPTKINQAFQGGDEESALKGVESTSIAEGTLGPSLRAFVPVFSTDNTEIGVIALGVKTATIKLISQETMKPLTLSLIIAFSFGLGAAIFTAYTLKKQMYDLEPKEIARLLEERNAMLDYTKDAIVVTDKENTISLANFEAQRIFSLISEKEIIVGSSIQDFLPNTTAISDESIDKLYHTNGLDYLVSSAPIIVRKKIIGQIFIIRDATELHLLTDRLFNTTAYATTLQAQSHNFLNKLHVIYGLTDLEDYEQLMEYLEKILEPEQEFAQRMVYLVHNPVIAGFLIGERSKFSEKNSPFMIEVYPDIPVTDQQNAAHYWMSLIRVLNQFILEHELAEKLQIRFGFWNQHLQTTYELELDTLLQSNLLNEIEGAYFKKILLRANGQMNIEKNKNWLKITFSIAYSEELL from the coding sequence ATGAAGACACCGCGAAAAGGTCAGCGACTTTGGATGAAATTAACTCTAATGGTTTTAATGACAGTTATCGTCACCTTAATTACGTCATATATCTTACTCAATCAACAAATTACTAAATCTGTTAAAAAAAATGAAGAAATCCATTTACTTAAAGTGGCCCGAACTATCTCAGAATATCCTCTTGTTCATCAATCCTTAGAGCAAAAAAAGACTTCTTCTGAGTTACAAGAATACGCCAATCAAATGAAAACAAATTATGATTTAGATTTTGTTGTCGTTATGACAATGGATCATATTCGGCTGACACACCCTGATCCAACTAAAATTAATCAAGCTTTCCAAGGTGGCGATGAAGAATCAGCTTTAAAAGGTGTAGAATCTACCTCAATTGCAGAAGGAACTTTAGGCCCATCTCTAAGAGCTTTTGTACCTGTTTTTTCTACTGACAATACTGAAATTGGGGTCATTGCTTTAGGTGTAAAAACAGCAACAATTAAATTGATTTCACAAGAAACAATGAAACCTCTCACCCTTAGCTTAATTATCGCCTTTAGCTTTGGATTAGGTGCAGCGATTTTCACAGCTTATACCTTAAAGAAACAAATGTATGATTTAGAACCAAAAGAAATTGCCCGTTTATTAGAAGAACGAAACGCTATGCTAGATTATACGAAAGATGCCATTGTCGTGACAGATAAAGAAAATACAATTAGTTTAGCTAACTTTGAAGCTCAGAGAATATTTAGCTTAATTTCTGAAAAAGAAATCATCGTTGGTAGCTCAATTCAAGATTTTTTACCCAACACTACAGCAATCTCTGATGAATCTATTGATAAACTCTATCATACAAATGGACTTGATTATCTAGTTTCAAGTGCTCCTATTATTGTTCGAAAAAAAATTATCGGTCAGATTTTCATCATCCGTGATGCCACTGAATTACATTTATTAACAGATCGTCTATTTAATACAACAGCTTACGCCACAACCTTACAAGCACAATCTCATAATTTTTTAAATAAGCTACATGTCATTTATGGACTAACCGATTTGGAAGACTATGAGCAACTGATGGAATATTTAGAAAAAATTCTTGAGCCAGAGCAAGAATTTGCTCAGCGTATGGTTTATCTCGTGCATAATCCTGTCATTGCTGGTTTTTTAATTGGGGAGCGCAGTAAGTTTTCTGAAAAAAACAGCCCATTTATGATTGAAGTCTACCCGGATATCCCAGTTACCGACCAACAAAATGCAGCTCACTACTGGATGAGTTTAATTAGAGTCTTGAACCAGTTTATCTTAGAACATGAATTGGCTGAAAAATTACAAATTCGCTTCGGTTTTTGGAATCAACACTTGCAAACAACTTATGAACTAGAGTTAGATACGCTGCTTCAATCCAACCTTCTAAATGAAATTGAAGGGGCTTATTTCAAAAAAATATTGTTGAGGGCTAATGGTCAGATGAACATTGAGAAAAATAAAAATTGGCTGAAAATCACATTTAGTATTGCCTATTCGGAGGAGTTGTTATAA
- a CDS encoding 2-hydroxycarboxylate transporter family protein, with protein sequence MRVANEEVKKVSEVPKTWIEKIKTAKVGAIPLPAYLGMAFVILLSAYFEELPVNMLGGFAIILSLGWLLGGIGGSIPGLKNFGGAAIFSLMIPSILVFFNFFNTNTLEATDMLMKQANFLYFYIACLVCGSILGMHRKILVQGLMRMIIPMACGMILALVVGTAIGTLLGLGFEHTLFYIVTPVISGGIGEGILPLSLGYSAITGIPSEQLVGQLIPATIIGNFFAIISSGFLNRLGEKKPDKCGQGQLVKLNADDDDMADAMKEDKSPLDVKLMGAGVLVACTLFIAGGLLQKFTGFPGPVLMILVAALLKYLSILPGDIEKGSKQLYKFVSANFTFPLMVGLGMLYIPLKDVVGMLSWQYFVVVISVVLTVVLTGYFVGGKMNMYPIEAAIITACQSGMGGTGDVAILSASNRMNLMPFAQVATRLGGAITVISMTALMRFFF encoded by the coding sequence ATGAGAGTTGCAAACGAAGAGGTAAAAAAAGTTAGTGAAGTTCCAAAAACATGGATAGAAAAAATCAAGACAGCAAAGGTGGGAGCCATACCTCTACCCGCCTACTTGGGAATGGCATTTGTCATTTTATTATCTGCCTATTTTGAGGAGTTACCCGTTAATATGCTTGGTGGTTTTGCTATTATTTTAAGTTTAGGTTGGTTATTAGGTGGAATTGGTGGCAGTATTCCTGGATTAAAAAACTTTGGAGGAGCAGCCATTTTTTCATTGATGATTCCATCTATACTCGTTTTTTTCAATTTTTTTAATACGAATACATTGGAAGCAACGGATATGTTAATGAAACAGGCTAATTTTCTTTACTTTTATATTGCCTGCTTAGTTTGTGGGAGTATTCTAGGAATGCATCGCAAAATCTTAGTTCAGGGGTTAATGCGCATGATAATTCCGATGGCTTGTGGTATGATTTTAGCATTAGTAGTAGGTACTGCAATTGGAACGTTACTAGGTTTAGGTTTTGAGCATACATTATTTTACATTGTGACCCCAGTTATCTCAGGAGGGATTGGTGAAGGTATTTTACCTCTTTCTTTAGGATATAGCGCTATTACGGGGATTCCCAGTGAACAACTTGTGGGTCAATTGATTCCAGCGACAATTATTGGAAATTTCTTTGCGATTATTAGTTCAGGTTTTTTAAACCGTTTGGGTGAAAAGAAACCAGATAAATGTGGGCAAGGGCAATTAGTAAAATTAAATGCGGATGATGATGATATGGCTGACGCGATGAAGGAAGATAAGAGTCCATTAGATGTTAAATTAATGGGTGCAGGTGTTTTAGTAGCGTGTACTTTATTTATAGCTGGTGGTTTATTGCAAAAATTCACAGGTTTCCCAGGCCCAGTTTTAATGATTTTGGTGGCAGCTTTGCTTAAATATTTAAGTATATTACCAGGAGATATTGAAAAAGGTTCAAAACAATTATACAAATTTGTTTCTGCTAACTTTACATTCCCACTAATGGTTGGTTTAGGAATGTTATATATCCCTTTGAAGGATGTTGTGGGTATGTTATCTTGGCAATATTTTGTTGTTGTGATTTCAGTTGTTTTAACGGTAGTCTTAACAGGTTACTTTGTTGGTGGTAAAATGAACATGTATCCAATTGAAGCAGCAATTATAACTGCTTGTCAAAGTGGAATGGGTGGAACTGGGGATGTAGCTATTTTATCAGCCTCTAATCGCATGAACTTAATGCCTTTTGCCC